The DNA sequence tgttgttgttgtgttGTTTTCTCCTCTTTGTTAAGGTGTGAATCTAAGTGTTCTTGTATCTGGTCGCTCTCTCCCAAGTGCGACATGGGCGGCGGCGCCGTTGCCCCGTCCTCGGGTTCCTCCCCCGCACCCTTCCCGGTCTGGCCGCtgcccgagctcgccgtcgggaatccGGTGGAGGGCAAGGACGGCAGCGGACGGGCGTCTTTCTCCCTCTCCATGCCCCCGTCGTtctctccccctcccctctctccttcAGTGCCGGCGACCGCCGGGCGGCGTGGGGGTCAATCCGGCTCCTCCGCGGCCGGATCCGGCATCCCCATGGCCAGATCGGGCTCCCCCACAATTGGTGCGGCTAGATCGGCCAGCGGCGGACCAACCTAGGGTTGGTGCGGCAAATCGCCCGGCGGTGCTGTGAGGTGACGGCCTACTCGACGGTGGCGGCCGATCTGGCTCGCCCCCCGGTGGGCTCGGTGACGCGGACGGCGGCACCATTCCTCGATGCCCGGCGTTCCCGCACCGGTGAAGGGGTCTGGCGGCGGCGGGTGCATCTGGGTATCTCaagcctggatccgccggctgCTTACCCCGTATTGCCCCCTTCTCGGTGCGGGTGGTGCTCCGGCGATGCGGACTCGGGCGGCCGTTGCCTCGGGTCGGGGACATTTCCCCGGCGGCGACTGGGGGGTCGATTTGGACTCCCGGGCACCGGATGGCGATGGCGGTGTTGGCACCGGCCATCTCGACAAGCCGGCCAACCCGCCCTCCCACGCGGTCGTGGCCTGGATCAACTGCACCAAGCACTCGGCTTAAGACCACGCCGCTCCCAGGCGGCCCGCAAATCGGCTCTGACATCCACATCAAAGGACATCGTCGCCCCCTGCTTTTCTACTGCCTCGCTGCATCTGGTGAAGACCCTGCCGTTCATCCCCGTTATCTCGTCATTTGCAGGTTCGGCATGGATGTGAGGATCTTGGAATACAGGTGAAAACCCTGCCTGGCGGGTGCTGGACTGGCGGTGATGACGCATCAACGTCATCTTCCTCCTTGGAGGCGTCACTGTAATTCCCTCTTCCTTTCGTTGATGATGGCGTCTGCGGACGTCATTCACCTTCTTGAAGGCATCAACACAAGCACACCTGCTCCTAGCCATGCCCTGCACTACGACATTTGGGACTCAGCTGCGGCGCCAAGAGAAAGCCAAGGATGCCCTCTCGTTAATCAAATAGAGGGTCGAAGCATTTGCTGTAATGTCCTGGTCTATGTATAAAACTATGGCTTTTCtatcttttgttttttctaTCTCCTTTTGTAACAATTGGCTGTGTACATCTCCGGATGTAGAGGCCGAATATTGAATATCCTTTATCGAAAAAAGTGTTCTTGTATCTTTTTGGCTACATATATCCTTCGTGGTTATAAAGGCTGTATTATTAATTAAAATACACTATCTCGAAAAACATGCGAACCATCCAAGGTTATCAATTATGGGCCATCACGTAGACATGATGTAATCTTGTTTATGGGCCGAGAGCGGAGCATCTGCAAGATCCATACACCTCGGCGTGACATACGTTgctcaaaacaaaaaaaaagctagGCATGACATATATACTATGTTGAGAGTccactaaaaaataaaataaaaaaaaaaccttgTTGATGATAGAGGCGTGGTATATGATAAGATCAATCTTAACGATGGTTTTATGACCTAGTTTTAAACAAACAAGCAAAATGCATGCACTGGCCACATTGGTGCGCTGGGTGCTGATGGTGCGGTGGGCGGACGCGTTGGAAACCCACCGGTTAGAAAAATGTGTAAAGAGAGTGACCAAGTTCGAGCCTTTCATGGGAACAACTCGAGTGCCATGATTGGTTGCAGTTTTATACAAACAGTAAAGTCATCGCGGCAAAGCCATCGATGTATATAGAACATAGAAGAGATATGCTTTCACACATCGGTGAATAATGTATACAGAAGGTAGCAACATGTTTATTAATCAAAAAAAAGGTAGCAACATCTATATGGTGAGGCGGTTAAAACTCGTCCATGACATATAGGTACGTAGATATATAGGCTTACGTCCACCTCGAACAAACATGAAACATAATTCTGAGAACAGATGTGAGGCAtcccaaaataaatataaaagatGCATGCTTTCTTCCTCCCAGGCAACTGACTTTATTTCCCTTCTCTTTGTGACGGCCTTGCGTACTTGCGTTTTTCAGGACATCTGTTCATTTAGTCCTACAAAATACAGAAAAGCGAAGTAGTATAAGAAGAGCACGACGAGCTCCTACAACATGTTTTACTTACCATCTTTCTCGGGATATCTTTACTTTgagaacaaggccttactttaAGTCCTACTATGTAGTGTGCccatgcgttgctacgggatagcaACATTTTGTACTAAAACATATGGATCGCATGATAAGATAACAATACTGTAAAAATTAAATACCAATGTTAAATTGACAGTTAATTTAAAAAACAAAGTTTGTGAAATTAACGGTCACAGAGATCGCAGCATCGCAGACTCACAAACTCTACTTTTTAGATATTTCTATGATACGGCTAAGAACTGCATAATGATCGGAAGAAACCCGGCACGTACCATTCGTCCAGGTCCAACTCCAACATCCGGATCCTCCATACGATGCTGATGCTGCTGCTCCACCTTTCTCGACCCAACTAATGATTTTGAGCCACTTCACAGAGATGCCCATCGTGCCGCCAACAACCAGTCACCTCAACTGCATTTTTCTCGTTTTTTTAGCACCCGCATAAAACTGCAGCACAATGTCACAAGacgggagagagaggggggggggggggagggtggGTTTGCTCACATTACTTATCCAGTCCAAATTTAGCCAAGAACTCTACCTGCAGATCACGGGGATGCTAGGGGCCACCTGAAACTAACAGCTTCCTTCGTTGTATAGAATGTTTGTTGGATGGAGTTTCATCAAACAGACTCCAACTTAATAAAAGAGGATCCACTTTTAGTCTCTACATAAGCATATAGACAAGTTGTATAGGTAACAGAGAAAAGTCTGCTATTTATTTGATAGATCAAGCAAAGATATCTAATCACGAATGAACCATGGGATTGCGTAATCATCTAAATATATGCAAGCATTTAGTTGCATGttccagactgcactgctagaTAGCTCTATTTAGTCTACATGTCATTCTTAGTTCTATTTACCTCCAAATTGGTATCTGCTAGGATGCACATCATAGCTCCAGATTGGCTATCTATGAGACCTCAAGAGGAAAGGAATAATTCTATGTGTAAGCCATCTCATCAACTCAGAAATTAAGATAGTGCTATTAATAGCTGAGAAAGTAAAAGCCAACAAATTTGGCACTATATTTTGTCTccagaaattccttgtaccaTGACCCCATTATTCTTGGTATTGGTGGTGAGAGCAAGAGTGATCACCTCATAGATATGTTTATAGAAACCTGAACAATAAAACACAACACAGAGGTTCAGTCACAGGTTCGCGGTCCTATTTCACCTGCTACATGGTACTGCCTCATAGTACAAGCATTTAGGCAAATTTTGGAATCAATTAGGATGATATCTGGTCATGGTTAGGAAAGTTTTGCAGGCAAGCATGCGTACGGAGGTATTGGTGATTTAAGAATACTTGTTAGATTTCACTACTTGAGTTGATAGTTTCTCATAATTGTGTTTCCATGACAAACTCAGAGCAGATAGCAAAGATAATGACTCAACAAAGCAAGCTAACAAGCTAACACATCTAGTACTTGTACATTTAGATATCTCAATTTCATTTTCTGAACATCCAGAAATATAATTTTAAGTTCATTTTCTGAACAACAAGAGTTACTGTAGCTTTTAAATTGGTCAACAAATTAAATTTTCAAGTCataagccaagctcaagaacaaTATAGTGAAGTTGTTGGCATCAAAGTTCTGCCGAGGTTTGCAAATTCAGCAAAAGCAAGATTAGCAAATCAATATATGTTGAAGTAATAGTCTGCAAATTTACAGCCATTCGATTTCAATACTTTCATATAATTCAACTTGCAAATTTGATAACACAAACCACTACCTATCAGTACTATGGTTGGTTAACACACAAGGGTAGAGCTTAGCGGAAACAATGGAAAAAAAAGTTTGAACagagcagtaaattaaagcaggcGGCGCAAGGTCTCACATCAGTTCCTAGATATGACATCTGCATTTTGGACAATAAATCGGGTCCCCAATATATCTATCTAAACTCATATCGATCCAAACATAAGCTCAAAGTCTGGTATAAAAGTGGAACAATCTTAAAATGTGTGAACGGATTGGGATGAGATAGGTATGGTGGCAGCTGTCGGTAAACAACCTGGTATGTGCAACTGGCGATGACAACAGCGAAGCTATCGGGGGAAGTCGATGTTGGGTCACCGCGCCACGAGGCCGGTGCCTCATCCTGCGCCATCGCCGCAGCCCGCGTTGGTGCCGCATCCTGTGCGACCGCTTGCTCTGGTGCCGCATCGAACACCCCTGCCACCGTGCATATAGGACTTCCAAGACCCTAATTTGGACATCAAAACTTTTTCCCAAAAATTTGGAGCCCTGAAACCCGATCCGAGACATAAATCAGCAGATAAATACATGCTCCGACCTCCGGCATGCACACGCCGCTGGACATGGCGGCGCCTATGCTAGTGGGACGTCGCGTCGCCTGTGCCACCGGGATGTTGCGTCGCCTAAAGCCACCAGGATGACACGCCACCTCCGCTGCTGAGACGCTAGGCGCGGCGACCGGAGGGTCGCAGCGGGTCGCAGTCGCCACCGGCGTTCGCGGCACGGGCAGCAGGCACCGGCGCAGCCGCTCGAGCAGCGGGCGCGCGGCGACCGGCGTGCGTGGTGCGCGGGCAGCGCGGCGCGGGCCGACGAGCGGGCACGCGGGAGTTCGCGCGGGCAACACGGCCACCAGAGTCCGCGCGGGCGCGCGCAGCGCGGTCGCTCGGCAACCGGAGATCGAGAGGAGGGCCACCAAAGTCCGCGTGGACGCGGCACGGTCGCTCGGCCACCGGAGATCGAAAGGAGCGGGCACCGGCGCGGCCGCTCGCTCGGCTACCGGAGATAGAGAGGAGCGGGCACCAGCGCGACCGCGCGAGCAGCGGGCGCGCGGCGGGGGCGCGGCCACCGGCGTGCGCGGTGCACGGGCAGCTGCGTGGATCGAGAGGAGGGAGATAAATGCGAGCAGGAGGAAGGAATGGCGAGCGGGAcgggaagaagagaaggaatatATGTTTCCTATAATATGAGCCGTGGGTCGCGTTCGCAGGTGGCGAGGAGGCAGACGGACGAAACTATTGCTGCACCAAAAAAATGTCCATCTTTtactctttttagttgtaggagataccGCATAGAGAAAAGCATGACCAGCTTGTATATCTTCCTTGCTTCTAGCTCCAACATGCTTTGTCGTACGTTTCCAATTCTCAATGGCCAAAAGCAAAAGCCCTCAGATCAGGATGGATCCCTGCAAAGCCCCTAGATCAACATGAAGGTGAATGTAGGTATAATGTACCCAAATTATTGGCAAATGCCCTTAAACAGGGAATGACAACATATTTTTATGCATTTATCTTGTGGGGGTGCCCTGTTTCCCATCTCCAAGATTTGTACAACGTGACCTTGATTACTCCACCTAGCGGTGATAGAAAAGCCAATTCGACATTCACTCGTTCGTCCATTCTATATAGGATCTCTTAACAATCAGTTTCATCAACCCTGAAAAACCGCTGGCATAAATTACATTTGCACTATCAGTTTACTTAAGACAACCACAGATGGAAATAGTGAATTTAAACTGGTGATTTCCATTAAACAACCACCAATGTAAAATACACTATTTACGCCAACGGTTTTCTTAACAAACTGCCGGTGTGAACCCATTTGCACTAGCGGTTCTTGATCCAGGCCCACATATTTTACACTAGTGGCGCTTGCTTCTTATGAACCGCCAGCGAAAAAATCGCTGTCATCAAGAAATTTAGATTATGTTCTAGTGCTTACCTCAAACTCAAATGAAAAcatgaaaaaaaattaagaacAAATGGACGAAAAATAAAAAGCTTTACCTTGTCAATCAAAGGAATACGTGCTCCATGCATGTTCGCATGTGACGCATCACGCATCCGAAAGGTAAAAGATGCACGCCTTCGAATTCCTCCCTGCTGGCAACTGGCTTTAATTACCTTCTTTAATTAATCCGTGCAACGGCTCTGATCAACCTCAGGGCATCTTTAGTTAGATCAAACGTTCAGGTAGCTGGGTGCGGCTGCGCCACAGCATTTATATATATTCCTTGCTTGTCGCTGCAACATATGCTTTGTCATTTCGCATTCCAGTGGCCAAAAGCAAAAACCCTCCAGATGAGATCAGGATGGATCCCTTCGCAGCCTAAAGCAAGCAACATGCTTCCAACGGCGTGGTCTAAAGCAAAAGCAGTGAGGGTACATTCCTTCCTGGGCGCAGCAAGCACGCCCTGCCCCCTGTGACCTTATTTGGATGGACATATATTCATCTTAATCCATATATATTGAATTAGATCAGATCCGAGTGAAATTAAACTAAGTTCTATTCCAATCCACTCAAACAAATGTGGATTGAAGTGGATATATACgcatacatccaaacaaggcctgaccCGTCTGAAAATATATCCAAGCTTCCCGATAGATACAATACATGCAGCCTCTATGTCTATAAAGCAGGCCTCCTATAGCTGCTTCTTCACGTCTGATACCCCCACCATATCGCTTTCATTCATTCATGTCACACACATCACTGCTGCGCTGATCCATCCGTCGATCTGACATCAGAGCCAACTGCCAAGCTTGCAAACTCGTCGATCATCTCGCTCTGTGTGACTGTAAGCACTCAACATTAGTTTAGCATGTACTTCTCCTCGATctgtttcttttccttttatttCAAATAATGAAATAGAATTGCCCTCCATAGAGGTCGCATTGAACCAACCACTGATGATAATaaggtatttttgttttatttgcagAGTTGCATTGATTGCTTCCATTCGTTGTGATTCTAACCCAACatcaattttctcatatttgttCAACGAACCACGAACATACCAATCATCGTGGTTTCCAGTAATACAAAAATTGTATGTTGCCCCCTTCCTCTATCGCCGTCTGGTTTGCTTGATTCATCTGCTTCATCTGTTGATCGAACCATCCGCTCTGTTGATCTGTTCTCAGGGCACGTGGGTCCGTTCGGTGCCAGGTGCCAGCGGGTGAACTCCTCGATCATCTTGTTCTGTAAATGTAAGCACTCCATATTCAGCACTGCTCGATCTGTTATTCGTTTCAAATAAATAATACTAGTTATTCGTAATTTCAGAGTTGATTGCAACCATCCGTTGTCATTCAAACTCAATCTTTCCATATTTGTTTGGATAAGAACGATATCTGTCATCATGGTTTCCAGTTAAACAAAAAATTGTATGTTGTCCCCATGTCTGTTCTGTTCTGGTGTGGCTGATTCTCATGTGCTTCATTTGTTGATATTATAAAAGATTTTTATCCACAAGACCATAGGACAGTCAGAAAGAGCAGATTTGTGCACCTGTATTGTACTCATTGAAATAGTCATAGACACGTTGTGAAAAAACATTGTTTGCTTGGGTGTGCTGGAGACACAAAATATAGAATCATGGTGTCCAGTGGACAAAATCGATGAATGAAGTGTGCTACgcacaaatctgccttgtgttGCAGATAAAACTAAAATCCCTAGCTATGTACACTAAAAAGATTTACAGTGACCTAGGTGGGCACGAATTTCAACCGCCTCAGTTAATGCCTGGCATTAACCAAGCCGGTCatttttattaaccgaggcagttacaaaaatcacCTCGCAAAATTTATTAACCGAGGTAGATATACTAATGTAACCATATCGATAAATCATTAACCAAGGTGGACATTTTAACTCCAACCGCCTCGGTAAATCAGGACTAGCCCACCAGCCCAAGAGGCCCAGTTCTGAAGTCACATAGATATACAAGAGACTAGGGTTTCAGCCTCAGCCGCACTCCTCTCCCCAAGCGGAACTTCTCTCCCTCCCACCTCGCACAGTCGCACTGCTCTATCACCTCACACATACAAAACAACTCCTAAAGCGGCTAGACATGCTGGTTATTGACATAGTTATGAttagaaataaatatatattgtcATATTAATGTAAATATTAATTTATATTTTGAACTCCATGATCATCATAAAATAAATTAGTTTTAAAAttctataaaaacaataaaacaaactaaacaaaaatatataatattattGTCATTGTTTGTTACATGTTAACAGTTTTTTCCCCTGTTGTAACACatgggcatatttgctagtaattGATAATGAGAACTTTTACTAGCAAATAAACACCAATATTAGTTCATCAAGATTCAAATAACTTCGAGCTAGAATGATAAGATAGAGCATGATTTAGGAAAAAAATAAAGTATTTTTGTAACTTTTTGTGCTAAAACTAATTTTCTACGAATTTTATAAGATTTATAATTCCATTTTTGGAAAAGTCACTTTTTATTGTAGGATTTATAAATAATTCCATTTTATAAGTTTCTTTTTATAAGATTTATAATTTTGTTCCAATATTGTAGGATTTATAATTCCATTTTTTCATTCAAAATATCAGGATACATTTTTGGAAAAGTTACTTTTTATGAATTTTGGTCAATTTtagaaaataaattttatccTGATACTTTGATTTTAATGATAAGATATCCTGATTTGTAAATTTTAATTATGAATCATAATTAAAGCTGTCCAGGGTGAGTTCAAATGGTTTTGAAAGTTGAGCGGCTGAGAGGGGACCACAAAAATTGAGGAAGTTAAATGACTTTTTACTTAGAAAAGCCGACCTTTCTTGAACCTCCAAAGACAGGACACACACCTTCCGATCATGAAATGCATAAAAGAAGCctacaggaaaaaaaaaactgcccTTGGAGCCCGGCCGCATGCAGGTAGACGCAGCTAGTACATTTGGGGTAGTTCAGGCActtcctccatcctaaattataagtcattttaaaaattttagagaTTTAAATCATCCTAAGTTTAATAAAATTtagatgataaaataataatatttatgataccaactaagtatcattaggtttttcgttaattatattttcatagtatatccaTTTGatctcataaatctttataattttttctataattttgatgaaacttgagatgttttgactctccaaagttCTTGCAAtgccttataatttaggatggagggagtagtttacCAATAAATAGCTAGATGGAGCTtagaaataataataaaaaatattataataaGAGTTATGTAAGCCATGAGAAAGTTATTTTTAGGAGATCGTGGTAGACTAGCTATTTAACTGTCATTAGTTATTTCTTCTGTCTCCTTGATAGGTAATAGAATTCTTCGTGGACTAGTTATGTGACGCCCTTATACTTGAAAACCGTATCCTCATTGCTTCAAAAATAACTTGCAATAGTTGTATTGAAAACCGATATCCATCTAGTTATGTAAGCTATGAGAAAGTTATTTTTGAAGCAACCCATATCCTACGGTTTCTTGCAATAGTTGTATTGAAAACTCCATAATTGTTTCATATAAAGTTAGATCAAGatgttttataaaaaaaatattgagcGTGATGCGATCTAACTTTATAGTCCACAAATTTTGTATTTGATGAAGCTGTTCAGAGTAAAAGAATTAGTCTGTCTGCCACTAGTCCACTACCAGCTCAGTTAACTAGGCGGCCATGCGCAACAATAAGGTCGCCTTGAGTTTCCCACACACCTCATGTCTCCTAGCTCCCTTCTATGTTTAAGCTGATTCATCAAGCTCATCCGCCCCAATCCATCAAGCAGACAGTAGCCACGCCAAGCTTTCCGACCATCTCAAACCTTACTTCCAGTTCCATCCAGCCATCGCTCAACAGGACCACAAGATACCAATTCGTCCTCGTTGATATGTACTATTATACATATATCAATCGCAAATCTAACAATTCGTCCTCTTGCTTTACTCCCAACAAGACCACAAGAGACCAAGGAACTGAAGGACACAGAGCACTCTGTGTTCCCGCTAAAAATCAAGCTTTATAAGGTGCATACATACtcctctttctttccttctttgtTTCTCTGTATTTTTGTTTCTTCCACGTACGGGCTGAGATTGGTGTAGCTGTGCTCTCAATTTTTAGGTGCCCCACTATATAATATGTATAGTAACATGCATCGTCCATGTATCAGACTTCATGATAATATGATATTGACGTCTGATACCCATTAATTTGTCAACTCCGTGCTTTTAGCTTCTGTTACTATGTGCCAGATCTGGAATCCAAAAGTGGATAGCCAACCAGATCTGGTGTCAACCAACTGCTGCAGAGCTTCCTTTAATTTGAATAGTGCCAAGATTAATTACAGGGGGGCTCGATTGACGATTTTACCATCAAGACTAATTTTCATTTAAACAAATCACATgacatttttatctatattgatTTTGTAGATACAGAACCTGCAATGGCTGTGGTATTGGATGCTTTGGCATCCTATCTGCAAGATATGCTGGTGGAGATGGTTGAAGAAGAGGTGCATCTGCTCTTGGGTGTTCCCGATGAGATAGAAAAGATGGGCATCAAGCTCGGGGACCTCAAGAGGTTCCTTGCTGATGCTGACAAGAGGAACATTAGAGACGAGACTGTGCAGTCATGGGTCAGAGAGCTTAGAAATGCCATGTATGATGCCACCAATATCCTTGATTTGTGCCAGCTCAATGCCATGGAACGGGGTCCGACCAAGGATATGGGTTGCTTCAATCCCTTGCTCTTTTGTATAAGGAACCCTCTCTATGCTCATGACATTGGTAATCGCATCAAAAGCCTTAATAAGAGGCTAGATGACATTGAGAAGCGTAGCAAAGCCTTCAACTTCAACCTTGCATCTTATGAGGACAACACGAGAATGGTAGAATCCTCCCTTCGCGCTAGGCGGGAGACGACGGGGGAGGATGAGTTTGGTGTGGTTGGTGTGAAGATTGAGGAGGACACTAGAAGTCTTGTGGATTTGCTCATACAGAAGGAGAAAAATGTACATGAACACAAAAATGTTATGGTTTATGCTATTGTGGGAGTTGGGGGGATTGGCAAAACCACCCTTGCCAAGAAGATCTTTAATCATGACTTCATCAAACAAGAGTATGAAAAGAGAATATGGTTGAGTGTCAATAAAGAATTTAATGACATTGATCTATTAGAGAGAGCTATCACTGAAGCACAAGGAGACCTTCAAGCAGCGAGAAACACAAAGGCTGCACTAGAGCGAACCCTTAAGGAAGCCTTGAAGGGGTGCAAGACCTTGTTGGTGATGGATGATGTTTGGGACCCCCATGTATGGGAGAAGGTGCTCGAGCCTCCTTTGATAAACTCACTTGCTCGAGGAAGCCGTGTTCTTGTAACAACAAGACATGACATGGTTGCTCGAGGCATGACGGCGGAGGTGCCGTACCACCATGTCAAGAAATTAGAgcatgaagatgcctggtctTTGCTGAAGAAGCAGGTCCGTACAATGTCAATTCATGTGTCTTACGTGTTTTGTTTTCAAGAATGCAATTTTACTTCTAATATGCATATCCTCCTGTTGCAGTAACTTCTATGTCATTAATAAATTTCTTTGCTAATGTCTTACACCTTATCTCGAAGAAATCTTGGATACGTTTTACATGCACAATGGCTAATAGTAATTTGCTAAAAGATACTTATAGTTTGATGACAAGAGTTAAGTGGGGTGTTTTAGTGTTGGAAACAACTCATGCAAGGAATCCTTTAGTTAGAGCTTGTTCCAATTCCTACTATTTCTTAGAAGTAGTAAAACTAAAGTAATGGCTCTTCAGTTCAAGTAGCCAGGAAGAAATGCCCAATGCTAATGATTATAGCATTTGAACTATTTTCACTGTTACTGCACATAATGTGCAAAACTACAATAAGGTGAAAACTGACCCTAGTTGGTATTTTGAACATTGATTTTATGAATCAAGGATCTTCAAAGTACTATTAAAATGTAACTTATGAAAGTGCAGCACGCTTCAATGAAAAAACTTAAAAAAGAACCAGCATTACTAACAAGAAAAACTTGACTACATCAAGGAACGTGTATAATGttcttatttccttaattacatTGCAAAAATGACGTTAGTTAATTATGATTTGGCATAGGTGCTAACATACTAAACATTGTTACATTTATACATAGATTCACAGATGCttcactaacgatgaatttaAGCTTTCTAAAGTTTTACTATATAACTTTCAGCATTTAAATTTTGTCATAAATATATTTACTCTGTGAGTCCATCAGGCTCAACTCCACCCCCTATGCAATTttctattttaaaagaaaaagtcTACTTAACACCTTACTCTTGGAAATTGTATAATCCAGAGTCTCACCTATAAACCAGTCACTACACTttaaattattatatattaaaacCCATCTAAATAACCCTCAAAACAGATTTGAATGCAGTTTTTATCACTCGCATATTACATATGTGCTGATATAGCGGTGACTCAATAAAAATGGGAAAAATGTCTACACAGCCCCCCTAATATATCAACCCTTAATATTTTACGAAGTTATTACTCCTACTTTTTCTAGTTTTTGTCGTCTCACCGTCATCTAGCACCGAAGTAATTTGGCACATTAGTGAAGCTGCCATTAAAGCAATCTTAGGGATTACTTAGATGGTTTTTAATACTTTAAGGGATAGAATATCTGATATTACATGTGAGAGAGTGATGTAAACAACTATAAATAGTTATGGGGGATTAAATAAATAGACTTTTTCAATACTAAAACCAACCATTTATATCATGCGAATTTACCCAACAACCGACAGAGTAGTCAATGAAGAGTGGTTTAACAAGAGGCGGCATGATGGACTTTAGCCTTACAGATTCACCTTCCTAAAAATTCTTGAAAGTCCTTATATTTTGGGAGGGGATTgactttttaattttcaaaatttaggaacataaaaataaaatttt is a window from the Sorghum bicolor cultivar BTx623 chromosome 5, Sorghum_bicolor_NCBIv3, whole genome shotgun sequence genome containing:
- the LOC8072735 gene encoding disease resistance protein RPP13 isoform X4, encoding MAVVLDALASYLQDMLVEMVEEEVHLLLGVPDEIEKMGIKLGDLKRFLADADKRNIRDETVQSWVRELRNAMYDATNILDLCQLNAMERGPTKDMGCFNPLLFCIRNPLYAHDIGNRIKSLNKRLDDIEKRSKAFNFNLASYEDNTRMVESSLRARRETTGEDEFGVVGVKIEEDTRSLVDLLIQKEKNVHEHKNVMVYAIVGVGGIGKTTLAKKIFNHDFIKQEYEKRIWLSVNKEFNDIDLLERAITEAQGDLQAARNTKAALERTLKEALKGCKTLLVMDDVWDPHVWEKVLEPPLINSLARGSRVLVTTRHDMVARGMTAEVPYHHVKKLEHEDAWSLLKKQVIGNGNNDEKNVDRLK
- the LOC8072735 gene encoding disease resistance protein RPP13 isoform X1, translated to MAVVLDALASYLQDMLVEMVEEEVHLLLGVPDEIEKMGIKLGDLKRFLADADKRNIRDETVQSWVRELRNAMYDATNILDLCQLNAMERGPTKDMGCFNPLLFCIRNPLYAHDIGNRIKSLNKRLDDIEKRSKAFNFNLASYEDNTRMVESSLRARRETTGEDEFGVVGVKIEEDTRSLVDLLIQKEKNVHEHKNVMVYAIVGVGGIGKTTLAKKIFNHDFIKQEYEKRIWLSVNKEFNDIDLLERAITEAQGDLQAARNTKAALERTLKEALKGCKTLLVMDDVWDPHVWEKVLEPPLINSLARGSRVLVTTRHDMVARGMTAEVPYHHVKKLEHEDAWSLLKKQGGTGCPIWQGDIYVYQKILAKRTLIYNDLGSLRLPWESQRKTS
- the LOC8072735 gene encoding disease resistance protein RPP13 isoform X2 — its product is MAVVLDALASYLQDMLVEMVEEEVHLLLGVPDEIEKMGIKLGDLKRFLADADKRNIRDETVQSWVRELRNAMYDATNILDLCQLNAMERGPTKDMGCFNPLLFCIRNPLYAHDIGNRIKSLNKRLDDIEKRSKAFNFNLASYEDNTRMVESSLRARRETTGEDEFGVVGVKIEEDTRSLVDLLIQKEKNVHEHKNVMVYAIVGVGGIGKTTLAKKIFNHDFIKQEYEKRIWLSVNKEFNDIDLLERAITEAQGDLQAARNTKAALERTLKEALKGCKTLLVMDDVWDPHVWEKVLEPPLINSLARGSRVLVTTRHDMVARGMTAEVPYHHVKKLEHEDAWSLLKKQVRTMSIHVSYVFCFQECNFTSNMHILLLQ
- the LOC8072735 gene encoding disease resistance protein RPP13 isoform X3 produces the protein MAVVLDALASYLQDMLVEMVEEEVHLLLGVPDEIEKMGIKLGDLKRFLADADKRNIRDETVQSWVRELRNAMYDATNILDLCQLNAMERGPTKDMGCFNPLLFCIRNPLYAHDIGNRIKSLNKRLDDIEKRSKAFNFNLASYEDNTRMVESSLRARRETTGEDEFGVVGVKIEEDTRSLVDLLIQKEKNVHEHKNVMVYAIVGVGGIGKTTLAKKIFNHDFIKQEYEKRIWLSVNKEFNDIDLLERAITEAQGDLQAARNTKAALERTLKEALKGCKTLLVMDDVWDPHVWEKVLEPPLINSLARGSRVLVTTRHDMVARGMTAEVPYHHVKKLEHEDAWSLLKKQDVPFGKAIYMFIRRSLPKEP
- the LOC110435849 gene encoding uncharacterized protein LOC110435849: MECLHLQNKMIEEFTRWHLAPNGPTCPENRSTERMVRSTDEADESSKPDGDRGRGQHTIFVLLETTMIGLLLLAIENWKRTTKHVGARSKEDIQAGHAFLYAVSPTTKKSKRWTFFWCSNSFVRLPPRHLRTRPTAHIIGNIYSFSSSRPARHSFLLLAFISLLSIHAAARAPRTPVAAPPPRARCSRGRAGARSSLSPVAERAAAPVPAPFDLRWPSDRAASTRTLVALLSISGCRATALRAPARTLVAVLPARTPACPLVGPRRAARAPRTPVAARPLLERLRRCLLPVPRTPVATATRCDPPVAAPSVSAAEVACHPGGFRRRNIPVAQATRRPTSIGAAMSSGVCMPEVGACIYLLIYVSDRVSGLQIFGKKF